A single window of Balaenoptera ricei isolate mBalRic1 chromosome 15, mBalRic1.hap2, whole genome shotgun sequence DNA harbors:
- the BPIFB4 gene encoding BPI fold-containing family B member 4 produces MWTAWCVATLSVVAVCGIRQETNAVLRITKDVLSNAISGTLQQSDALRSALREVSVGVGGVPYNEFHVQEPPPEYTNGNQLGRNYKYGHIEANDNTAQQGGKYRYGETLESDGSIRDLRKGNYRNAENAYGSQRGHRRYRSAEVAATMGRLHQQELQPGEIPPGALGPGGLLGTGGILAADGILAGQGGLLGGGGLLGDGGLLGGGGVLGVLGEGGILSTVQGITGLRIVELTLPRVSVRLLPGVGVYLSLYTRVAINGKSLIGFLDIAVEVNITAKVQLTMDRTGYPRLVVEQCDTLLGGIKVKLLRGLLPNLVDNLVNQVLANVLPDLLCPIVDVVLGLVNDQLGLVDSLIPLGILGSVQYTFSSLPLVTGEFLELDLNILVGEVGGELIDYPLGRPAMSPRQKMPELPPMGDNTNSQLAISANFLGSVLTLLQKQGALDIDITDGMFEELPPLTTSTLGALIPEVFQQYPESCSLTIRIQVPSAPSVMLQKDQALVKVFATSMVMVSQPNDVETTICLIDVDTELLAMFSVENDKLMVDTKLDKTRLNLRTSNVGNFDVGLLEVLAGKIFDLAFMPAMNAVLGSGIPLPKILNIDFSNADIKILEDLLVLST; encoded by the exons ATGTGGACAGCGTGGTGTGTGGCTACTCTGTCCGTGGTGGCTGTGTGTGGCATCCGCCAAGAGACAAACGCTGTCCTCAGGATTACCAAAGACGTGCTGAGCAACG CCATCTCGGGCACCTTGCAGCAAAGTGATGCTCTCCGCTCAGCCCTGAGAGAGGTGTCCGTGG GTGTCGGTGGTGTTCCCTACAATGAGTTTCACGTCCAAGAACCACCCCCAGAGTATACCAACGGCAACCAGCTTGGTCGTAATTACAAGTACGGTCACATTGAGGCCAATGACAACACCGCTCAGCAGGGGGGCAAATACCGATACGGTGAGACCCTTGAGTCTGATGGAAGCATCAGGGACCTCCGGAAGGGCAACTACCGCAATGCTGAGAATGCATATGGCAGCCAGAGGGGCCACAGGCGGTACAGGTCAGCGGAAGTGGCGGCGACCATGGGCAGACTTCACCAGCAAGAGCTGCAGCCTGGAGAGATCCCACCTGGGGCGCTGGGCCCAGGTGGTTTGCTGGGCACTGGAGGCATACTGGCAGCCGACGGCATCCTAGCGGGCCAAGGCGGCCTGCTCGGTGGAGGTGGTCTTCTTGGTGATGGAGGACTTCTCGGAGGAGGGGGCGTCCTGGGTGTACTCGGCGAGGGTGGCATCCTCAGCACCGTGCAGGGCATCACAGG GCTGCGCATCGTGGAGCTGACTCTCCCTCGGGTGTCTGTGCGGCTCCTGCCGGGTGTGGGCGTCTACCTGAGCTTGTACACCCGCGTGGCCATCAACGGGAAAAG TCTTATTGGCTTCTTGGACATCGCAGTGGAGGTGAACATCACGGCCAAGGTCCAGCTGACCATGGACCGCACGGGTTACCCACGGCTGGTCGTGGAGCAATGTGACACCCTCCTGGGGGGTATCAAAGTCAAGCTGCTGCGAGG GCTTCTTCCCAACCTTGTGGACAACTTAGTAAACCAAGTCCTGGCCAATGTCCTCCCAGACTTG CTCTGCCCCATCGTGGACGTGGTGCTGGGTCTTGTCAACGACCAGCTGGGTCTCGTGGACT CTCTGATTCCTCTGGGAATATTGGGAAGCGTCCAGTACACCTTCTCCAGCCTCCCACTTGTGACTGGGGAATTCCTGGAGCTGGACCTCAAT ATTCTGGTTGGGGAGGTTGGAGGAGAGCTCATTGACTATCCACTGGGGCGGCCAGCCATGTCTCCCAGGCAGAAGATGCCAGAATTGCCCCCCATGGGCGACAACACCAACTCCCAACTGGCCATTTCTGCCAACTTTCTGGGCTCAGTGCTGACTCTCCTGCAGAAGCAAGGGGCACTGGATATTGACATCACCGACGGCATG TTTGAAGAGCTTCCTCCACTCACCACGTCTACACTGGGAGCCCTGATTCCCGAG GTGTTCCAGCAGTACCCCGAGTCCTGCTCCCTCACCATCAGGATCCAGGTGCCAAGCGCACCTTCAGTGATGCTGCAGAAGGACCAGGCGCTGGTGAAGGTGTTCGCCACCTCCATGGTCATGGTCTCCCAGCCCAATGATGTCGAGACCACCATCTGCCTCATCGATGTG GACACAGAACTCTTGGCCATGTTTTCTGTGGAGAATGATAAGCTCATGGTTGACACCAAGCTGGACAA GACCAGGCTCAATCTCAGAACCTCAAATGTGGGCAATTTTGAT GTTGGCCTCTTGGAGGTGCTGGCTGGGAAGATTTTTGACCTGGCGTTCATGCCCGCGATGAATG cCGTGCTGGGCTCTGGCATCCCTCTCCCCAAAATCCTCAACATTGACTTCAGCAATGCAGACATCAAGATCCTGGAG